From Nicotiana tabacum cultivar K326 chromosome 22, ASM71507v2, whole genome shotgun sequence, one genomic window encodes:
- the LOC107820012 gene encoding uncharacterized protein LOC107820012 has translation MRCSKRVPLGAYSKFSSMSKVHICGSLILENLNFIPPLPPPLLFDYLLSGVSFSFSSEVDMQKLESKREISRCEKGMAIEIPVSALYEGSPSDQQCDQCSCSLHWSF, from the exons ATGAG ATGCTCAAAAAGAGTTCCCTTAGGAGCATACTCGAAGTTCTCATCAATGTCAAAG GTACACATTTGTGGCTCGCTTATTCTGGAAAACTTGAATTTCATTCCCCCCCTTCCCCCTCCCCTCCTTTTCGATTA TTTGCTGTCAGGGGTCTCTTTCTCATTTTCATCAGAAGTTGATATGCAAAAATTAGAAtcaaaaagagaaatttcccgtTGTGAAAAGGGTATGGCTATAGAGATTCCAGTTTCCGCTTTGTATGAAGGCTCACCAAGTGACCAACAATGTGATCAGTGTTCTTGTAGTCTGCATTGGAGTTTTTAA